One Desulfocurvibacter africanus subsp. africanus DSM 2603 DNA segment encodes these proteins:
- a CDS encoding YeiH family protein, translated as MADSRTVAPPNDDVVIDKATSSWSDLWKKEDYWAIWIAFGLLALGCLIFLNNKPEGLNEKIAQANAVMEAEAARAPFKTLEYYAAQDIKGGLKGTNEPIAKTISKYTAKPKGWSSNPLDGLFLSQEAADAKSAKAKPAYEQAKAATVAAKADAQMAQQAAVATNFQDESLNQDAKAKISAWRKAKAKESSAKSKASVKSYNVLYTLPLLMVFIGLIFTLGIKFMGKDAAGFLKGFVFVFAIAALSYLLANQSTMKQYGVEYAVWAIAIGMLISNTVGTPNWVKPALETEFYIKAGLVLLGAGVLFNKIVAIGIPGLFVAWVVTPIVLIGTYIFGQKVLKMPSKTLNMVISADMSVCGTSAAIATAAACRAKKEELTLSIGLSLVFTAIMMVALPAVIKATGMPFILGGAWMGGTIDATGAVAAAGAFLSQEALYVAATIKMIQNVLIGVTAFGVAVYWCYKVDCVPGQKVSAWEIWHRFPKFVLGFLAASVTFSTIYGSLGTDTAFSIIDHGVLRGFSSHFQGWFFCLAFVSIGLATNFRELSHYFKGGKPVILYVCGQSFNLVLTLIMAYVMFYVVFPDITAKI; from the coding sequence ATGGCTGACTCACGCACTGTTGCCCCCCCCAATGATGATGTCGTCATCGACAAGGCTACTTCCAGCTGGTCCGATCTGTGGAAGAAAGAGGACTATTGGGCGATCTGGATCGCCTTCGGCCTCTTGGCATTGGGATGCCTTATCTTTTTGAACAACAAGCCCGAAGGCTTGAACGAGAAGATCGCCCAGGCCAATGCGGTCATGGAGGCCGAGGCTGCTCGCGCGCCATTCAAGACCCTGGAGTACTACGCGGCCCAGGATATCAAGGGCGGCCTCAAGGGCACGAATGAGCCCATTGCCAAGACCATCTCCAAGTACACAGCCAAACCCAAGGGCTGGAGCAGCAACCCCCTGGACGGCCTGTTCCTGAGCCAGGAAGCGGCTGATGCCAAGAGCGCCAAGGCCAAGCCGGCTTACGAGCAGGCCAAGGCGGCCACCGTTGCCGCCAAGGCTGATGCCCAGATGGCTCAGCAGGCTGCCGTAGCCACCAACTTCCAGGACGAGAGCCTGAACCAGGACGCCAAGGCAAAGATCAGCGCCTGGCGTAAGGCCAAGGCCAAGGAGTCCTCGGCCAAGTCCAAAGCCAGTGTAAAGTCCTACAACGTGCTCTACACTCTTCCGTTGCTCATGGTCTTCATCGGCCTGATCTTCACCCTGGGCATCAAGTTCATGGGCAAGGACGCCGCTGGATTCCTCAAGGGCTTCGTGTTTGTGTTCGCGATCGCCGCACTGTCCTATCTCCTGGCCAACCAGTCGACCATGAAGCAGTACGGCGTGGAATACGCTGTGTGGGCCATCGCCATCGGCATGCTCATTTCCAACACCGTGGGAACGCCTAACTGGGTCAAGCCCGCGCTGGAAACCGAATTCTACATCAAGGCCGGCCTGGTCCTGCTGGGCGCCGGCGTGCTCTTCAACAAGATCGTGGCCATCGGCATTCCCGGTCTCTTCGTGGCCTGGGTCGTAACGCCCATCGTGCTCATCGGCACCTACATCTTCGGCCAGAAGGTGCTTAAGATGCCCTCCAAGACGCTCAACATGGTCATTTCGGCCGACATGAGCGTGTGCGGCACCTCGGCCGCCATCGCCACGGCCGCGGCCTGCCGCGCCAAGAAGGAAGAGCTGACCCTGTCCATCGGCCTGTCGCTCGTGTTCACGGCCATCATGATGGTGGCCCTGCCGGCCGTCATCAAGGCCACGGGCATGCCCTTCATCCTGGGCGGCGCCTGGATGGGCGGCACCATCGACGCCACTGGCGCGGTTGCCGCCGCCGGCGCCTTCCTGTCCCAGGAAGCCCTGTACGTGGCCGCGACCATCAAGATGATCCAGAACGTGCTTATCGGCGTGACCGCCTTCGGCGTGGCCGTCTACTGGTGCTACAAGGTTGACTGCGTGCCCGGCCAGAAGGTCAGCGCGTGGGAGATCTGGCACCGCTTCCCCAAGTTCGTGCTCGGCTTCCTGGCTGCCTCCGTCACCTTCTCGACCATCTACGGCAGCCTTGGTACCGACACGGCCTTCTCGATCATCGACCACGGCGTTCTGCGCGGCTTCTCCAGCCATTTCCAAGGCTGGTTCTTCTGCCTGGCCTTCGTGTCAATCGGCCTGGCCACGAACTTCCGCGAGCTGTCCCACTACTTCAAGGGCGGCAAGCCAGTAATCCTGTATGTGTGCGGCCAGAGCTTCAACCTGGTTTTGACACTCATCATGGCCTACGTCATGTTCTACGTGGTCTTCCCCGACATCACGGCTAAGATCTAA